In Anomalospiza imberbis isolate Cuckoo-Finch-1a 21T00152 chromosome 19, ASM3175350v1, whole genome shotgun sequence, a genomic segment contains:
- the LOC137485089 gene encoding urotensin-2 receptor-like, with the protein MEPNGTAAAGDNGTAAAAAAGGGGAPGGGPLLIPSAFGTVLSVMYVAGVAGNVYTLVVMCHSARCAAPMYSSIVSLALADLLYLSTIPFIVCTYLAQDWYFGDLGCRILLSLDLLTMHASIFTLTLMCTERYLAVTRPLDTLKRSRGYRKVTAGAVWSVSLLLTLPMMLMVTLTEGGKAEGKVKRMCAPTWSVDAYRTYLTVLFSTSIMAPGIIIGFLYTRLARTYLESQRNPPHKEKSKRSPRQKVLIMIFSIVLVFWACFLPFWIWQLVRLYSSSLQLTTQTQKCINYLVTCLTYSNSCINPFLYTLLTKNYREYLRNRHRNFYRFTSSFRKRGSNLQCSWGRSMSSSNQYDYSSEALGMATLKDK; encoded by the coding sequence atGGAGCCCAACGggacggcggcggcgggggaCAACGggacggcggcggcggcggcggcgggcggcgggggtgCCCCCGGGGGCGGCCCCCTGCTCATCCCCTCGGCCTTCGGGACGGTGCTGTCGGTGATGTACGTGGCCGGGGTGGCCGGCAATGTCTACACGCTGGTGGTGATGTGCCACTCGGCGCGCTGCGCCGCCCCCATGTACAGCTCCATCGTCAGCCTGGCCCTGGCCGACCTGCTCTACCTCTCCACCATCCCCTTCATCGTCTGCACCTACCTGGCCCAGGACTGGTACTTCGGGGACCTGGGGTGCCGCATCCTGCTCAGCCTGGACCTGCTCACCATGCACGCCAGCATCTTCACCCTCACCCTCATGTGCACCGAGCGCTACCTGGCCGTCACCCGGCCCCTGGACACCCTGAAGCGGTCGCGGGGCTACCGGAAGGTCACGGCGGGAGCCGTCTGGTCGGTGTCGCTGCTGCTCACACTGCCCATGATGCTGATGGTCACGCTGACCGAGGGGGGCAAGGCGGAGGGCAAGGTGAAGAGGATGTGTGCGCCCACCTGGAGCGTGGACGCCTACCGGACCTACCTGACCGTGCTCTTCAGCACCAGCATCATGGCCCCGGGCATCATCATCGGCTTCCTCTACACGCGCTTGGCCAGGACCTACCTGGAGTCCCAGAGGAACCCCCCCCACAAGGAGAAGAGCAAGAGGTCCCCCCGGCAGAAGGTCCTCATCATGATTTTCAGCATCGTGCTGGTCTTCTGGGCCTGCTTCCTGCCCTTTTGGATCTGGCAGCTGGTGCGCCTCtacagcagctccctgcagctcaccacccaaacccaaaagTGCATTAACTACCTGGTGACCTGCCTGACCTACAGCAACAGCTGCATCAACCCCTTCCTCTACACCCTGCTCACCAAAAACTACCGGGAGTACCTGCGCAACAGGCACCGCAACTTCTACAGGTTCACGTCCTCCTTCCGCAAGAGGGGCTCCAACCTGCAGTGCTCCTGGGGCCGCTCCATGTCCTCCAGCAACCAGTACGACTACAGCTCCGAGGCGCTGGGCATGGCCACGCTGAAGGAcaagtga